CAGCACGGCCTTGCGGGTGGCGCGCTTGTGCAGTTCGTCTGCCGATGCGAGCGCAGAGTCGATGCTCATGAGGCCCCTTCTGGTTGTCGCGGCGTTGATCCAAGGACGCGCGTTGCAGAGCTGAATCGCCGTGTCGAGAGTGGCGCGAAACGTCTACACCAGGAATACTACTGAGTATTATCGTAACGAAGGTCACAAAAGGTGTCAATCGTGAGCGCTGCCGGCCGGCCCGTCCGCACGGTCACGGAGCATGCGCGATGCTGGAGGACGTACGTGACGGCAGTGGGAGTTGAGTTGAGCGCGAGCGCCGAACTGGAACCGGACGTCAAGGGCCGGATACTGGACGCCGCGGCGGACGCCTTCATGGCGCGCGGGTTCGCGAACACCACCATCGACGACATCGCCGACGAGGTGGGGGCGACGAAAGGCCTGATCTACTACCACTTCCGGTCGAAGTTCGACATCTTCCTGGCCGTGTACGAGGACGGCATGCGTCGTGTCCGCGAGCGGGTCGAACCGCATTCGACGGCACCGGGGACTGGACACCAGCGGCTCGAGGCGATGTCGATCGCGCACCTGGAGAACTTGATGACCGAGCTGGGGTACCACCACGTGGTGCATCAGGGGGTGCGACACCAGGATTCGACGGCGTTGAAGGTGCGCCAGCGGGACGCGTTGACGGCGCTGAACGAGCTCAGGCGTGACTATGAGCGGATGTTCCGCCGCGTCATCGCCGAGGGGATCGCGGACGGTTCGCTGCGCAGGGTCGACGAAGCGCTCGCGACCCGCACGCTGCTCAGCAATCTGAACGCCGTCGACGTCTGGTACCGCAAGATCGAGGGCCAGACCGGTGAGGAGATTCGCGAGCTGGCGAGCCAGGTGGTCGACATGCTGATCGGCGGGCTCGCCGACTGACCCGCTTTCCGGCGGGACCTATGGTCTAGCGTCTGACTGCGCACAAGCTGCCGACACGATAAGGGGAGTGCGTATGTCAGAGCTGCCTGTCGTAGATGCGCACGGATGGCGGTATTGCGCATACGTGTGAGGATGATGACGCGGTCGGCACGCGTCGACCGGATCGGAGTCGGGTGATGCAGCGACCGCATCAGGTGGTGGTTCTCGTACTCGACGGGGCGCTCCCGCTGGACGTCGGGATCCCGGCGGAGGTGTTCCATCCGGAGTCGGGGTTCCCCTACGAAGTGTCGGCCTGCGGGGTCACCGCCGGAACGGTGCCGTCCCACGGGGGCTTCGGCTACGCGGTCCCGCGGGGCCTGGACGCACTGGCCGACGCGGACACGATCGTCGTCCCGGGGTACGCGCCGGCGGGTCGGCCGATACCGGTGGAGGTGCACGAAGCGCTCCGGAGCGCCGCATCCCGCGGGACGCGCATCGCGTCGATCTGCTACGGCGCATTCGCCCTCGCGGACGCCGGCCTGCTCGACGGCCTGCGGGCGACGACGCACTGGGATGCGGCGGAGAAGTTCGCGGAGCGGCATCCGCAGATCACGGTCGAGCCGAACGTGCTCTTCGTCGACGAGGGATCCATCCTCACCTCGGCGGGGGCCGCGGCCGGTCTCGACCTGTGCCTGCACATCGTTCGGCGCGACCTCGGCGTGAGCGCGGCGAACGAGATCGCCAGAGGACTCGTCACCGCGCCCTACCGGGCCGGGGGCCAGGCCCAGTACCTGCCGAAGACCAACTCGGCAGCCCACGGCGAAACCCTCGCCGCGACGCGCGAATGGGCCATGACTCGTCTCGACCAGCAGCTCACGATCGCCGGACTCGCCGCACACGCGCGGATGTCGCCCCGAACGTTCCTGCGCCGCTTCACCGAAGAGACCGGCAGCACCCCGCTGCAGTGGATCCTGCGGGCGCGGGTCGACACCGCCCGCGAACTCCTGGAGAGCACGAGGCTGTCGGTCGACCGGATCGCGGAACAGGTCGGCCTGGGAACCGGATCGAACCTTCGACTGCATTTCCGCCGGCTCCTGGATGTGTCCCCCTCGGAGTACCGCGCCACCTTCTCCGGGCGGAGCTGACCTCCCGCTACGCGATGCGAGCGGGAAGCGAAACGGTTTCGCCCGCCACATCGATCGCGACCTTGCCGCGGAGTGCATACGACCGCCTGTTCTCCAAGAGCTCGTGAGCCTCGCCCATTCGAGCGAGCGGAAGAGTCGCGCCGATGACCGGCTTCACGAGACCGCGCTCGACCAGCGTGGTGAGCGCGTCCAGCTTTCCTCGGTTCTGTCGTGTGAAGACGAAGTGATAGGCGGCGTTTTTGCCCCACGCCTCGATGAGGTTCTGCGGCTGCGCGATGTCGACGATGCTGACGACGCGTCCGAAGTCGGCGAGTGTCAACGGGCTTCGTGTGAGCGCGTCGCCACCGATCGTGTCGAAGACGACATCGACGCCCTTGCCTCGCGTCATCTCGGCCACGGCATCGACGTAGTCCGTCGAAGTGAAGTCGATCGCCGC
Above is a window of Mycolicibacterium baixiangningiae DNA encoding:
- a CDS encoding TetR/AcrR family transcriptional regulator, giving the protein MARGFANTTIDDIADEVGATKGLIYYHFRSKFDIFLAVYEDGMRRVRERVEPHSTAPGTGHQRLEAMSIAHLENLMTELGYHHVVHQGVRHQDSTALKVRQRDALTALNELRRDYERMFRRVIAEGIADGSLRRVDEALATRTLLSNLNAVDVWYRKIEGQTGEEIRELASQVVDMLIGGLAD
- a CDS encoding GlxA family transcriptional regulator encodes the protein MQRPHQVVVLVLDGALPLDVGIPAEVFHPESGFPYEVSACGVTAGTVPSHGGFGYAVPRGLDALADADTIVVPGYAPAGRPIPVEVHEALRSAASRGTRIASICYGAFALADAGLLDGLRATTHWDAAEKFAERHPQITVEPNVLFVDEGSILTSAGAAAGLDLCLHIVRRDLGVSAANEIARGLVTAPYRAGGQAQYLPKTNSAAHGETLAATREWAMTRLDQQLTIAGLAAHARMSPRTFLRRFTEETGSTPLQWILRARVDTARELLESTRLSVDRIAEQVGLGTGSNLRLHFRRLLDVSPSEYRATFSGRS